A window of Mucilaginibacter robiniae genomic DNA:
TTCTGATGCCCTCCTGTAAGGCAGCCCGAGGGCTATAACCTTCCTCGTTCAGCAGCTGTTCAGCAAAAGCCAGGACTCTTTGTTTCACATCGGTTCTGAATGTAGCTATGTCGTTTTCGAAGGGTTTAGACTGCTCATCCATACTGGCCTGATTTTTAGTTCAATTAATGAAGTAAATGCTGTTATGCAGCATCATTTATCACACTTATGCACTCTTTAGACTGAGCCGCTTTGTGCTGTACATTCTATGGTAGCACTGTAAGGAAAATCAGGATTGGATGAAAAGGAGGCAATGTGAATCTGTGCGCCGAACTTAGATTTTACCGCTTCATGATAATGTTTCGCTATAGCTTCACTGCCTCTCTTATCATTCAGTAATTGCTTGTCGCTGTCTGTTACCGGAATCAGTTGAACCGCGTAACTGTAGCCGGATATCTCTTCCACCTGATAGTTCATTTGATGTTTCTTTTGCATAACAACAGGGATGCGGCTTTGATTAACCTGTAGTTAACTTCAGGTAACTAAATTCAACAATCATTCAGCACAGCTGTTGTAAAAGAATGAAGCATGAAGATAAATTTCAGATTTCAGTTCAGTTGCCTGAAGAAAAATCTGCAACGGCGCTTGGGATTACACATCCCGATGAAACCTTCAGTTTTGAACTGAATGGTAATCCTGTGTCTATTATCAACAACGGCGACAACTCATGGAGTCTGGTGAGTGGCGCTGTAGCACAGGAAACGGTCAATGTAATTGGGGACGCCATTGAACAATATTACCAGGACCAGGCATTGTAATTATGATGAAACGAAAATTCGCAGGCAAGACCGTAGTCGTGACGGGTGCCTCGGCCGGTTTGGGAAGAGCCATAGTGCGGGAATTTGCCAAACAAGGCGCTTCACTTGCGCTGCTGGCCAGGGGCACAGACGGGCTGAATGCCGCCGTGAAAGAAGTCGAAGCGCTGGGCGGTAAAGCCAAAGCCTATCCGACAGCCTGATGGGCACCGCAGACCAAGTCAAAGATGCTCATTAGGGCCTGAATAGCATTCATCTAGTGGGGTGTAACGGCCAAACGGGGAAATTTTGTCAGTGCTGTCCCTTTCCTGCTGTCCGACGACGCAGCCTGCATCACCGATGCCATTTGGGTGTGGATGGTAGTATGGGTGTCGGTCGCAGCGGATCTGATCAACGCTTTTATATCAACAAACAGCTTTAGATTGAAAGCCGTTTGTTGATATAAAAGAACTAAGCGAAGGTATAAAGCTTTTGAAAAAATGAATGAAGGTTAACAGTTCAAAAATGGTCGAGAAAAGTTCAAGCAGTTCAATAATTGTTTGAGGTAGAAAACCGGATTTAGTCCTGCTTCACTTTAAAAAGTTTCGAAAACAGGAACGGTTTTAAAACCCGTGCAAACGCGGTTTGCGAGACATTTTCGTTACCTTGCTGCAGCCTCTTTTTGGCTTCTGCAATCAGAGCGATATGGATCAGTTCAATGACGGTTTTACCAGTTTCCTGCTTCAACAAATCGCTCAGTCCGCATTGGCCCTTGCTTTGGCAATCATGGCCTCAGTGATGTCGATACCAATCACCCTGCCTCACCGGCTTCCGTCCTGCCCACGAAGCAGTCATTGCCCGCACCACTGCCCAGATCAATTACGGTTTGCCCTGCACTGATTCTGGCAGGCTGGGCGGACAGGCCGCAGCCCAGGCCCAAATCAGCATCCGGGCTATAGCCGCTCAGCTCGGTATCATCATCGCTCATGATATTGTACAGCTCGGTGGAGCAGCCACCCGCTCCGCAGCACTAGGCTTGGTTTTCAGCTTTATCCTGTAAGACAATGTCGCTGTACTTCTGCCTTACCATGTCTGTTGTCTGTTGG
This region includes:
- a CDS encoding SDR family NAD(P)-dependent oxidoreductase, coding for MMKRKFAGKTVVVTGASAGLGRAIVREFAKQGASLALLARGTDGLNAAVKEVEALGGKAKAYPTA